GGCGTGGATGCTCGAGCGTCGCATGAAGGCGCTGCAGATCTTCGGCCGGAAGCCGATGCCCACTTGGGGTGCGGACCTGTCGGGGATTGACTTCGACAACATCAAGTACTTCGTTCGTTCGACTGAGAAGCAGGCGACGACCTGGGAGGAACTCCCGGACGAGATTAAGAACACGTACGAAAAGCTCGGCATCCCCGAGGCGGAGCGTCAGCGCCTCGTTGCCGGCGTTGCGGCTCAGTACGAGTCCGAGGTCGTCTATCACCAGATCCGCGAGGATCTGGAGGAGCAGGGCGTGCTCTTCCTCGACACCGACACCGCGCTGCGCGAGCACCCCGAGATCTTCCAGGAGTACTTCGGCAGCGTCATTCCGTCGGGCGACAACAAGTTCGCGGCCCTGAACACCGCTGTGTGGTCGGGTGGCTCGTTCGTGTACGTCCCGAAGGGTGTCCACGTCGAGATCCCGCTGCAGGCGTACTTCCGTATCAACACGGAGAACATGGGCCAGTTCGAGCGCACGCTGATCATCGCCGACGAGGGCAGCTACGTGCACTACATCGAGGGCTGCACGGCCCCGATCTACAGCTCTGACTCGCTGCACTCGGCGGTCGTGGAGATCATCGTGAAGAAGAACGCTCGCGTTCGCTACACCACGATCCAGAACTGGTCGACGAACGTCTACAACTTGGTCACGAAGCGCGCGATTGCTGAAGAGGGCGCCATCATGGAGTGGGTCGATGGCAACATCGGCTCGAAGGTCACCATGAAGTACCCCTCGATCTACCTCACCGGCGAGCACGCCAAGGGCGAGACGCTCTCGGTCGCCTTTGCCGGCCCCGGCCAGCACCAGGACGCGGGCGCCAAGATGGTGCACCTCGCCCCGCACACGACGTCTTCGATCCTGTCGAAGTCGATCGCGCGTGGCGGCGGCCGCACCGGCTATCGCGGCGAGATCCGCATTGAAGCTGGCGCGCACCACGCCGCCAACTCGGTGGTCTGTGACGCATTGCTCGTTGACCGCATCTCTCGCTCTGACACCTATCCGGCGATCGACATTCGCACGGACGACGCGGTGCTCGGGCACGAGGCGACGGTTTCGCGTGTGAGCGAAGACCAGCTCTTCTACCTCATGAGCCGCGGAATGACGGAAGAAGAAGGCATGGCAATGATCGTCCGTGGCTTCATCGAGCCGATCGCCCGCGAGCTCCCCATGGAATACGCCCTCGAACTGAACAAGCTCATCGAGATGGGCATGGAAGGATCCGTCGGATA
This genomic stretch from Leucobacter sp. CX169 harbors:
- the sufB gene encoding Fe-S cluster assembly protein SufB, whose translation is MPDVLIDRPELEGLGTYEFGWHDSDIAGATAKRGLSDAVVKNISALKDEPAWMLERRMKALQIFGRKPMPTWGADLSGIDFDNIKYFVRSTEKQATTWEELPDEIKNTYEKLGIPEAERQRLVAGVAAQYESEVVYHQIREDLEEQGVLFLDTDTALREHPEIFQEYFGSVIPSGDNKFAALNTAVWSGGSFVYVPKGVHVEIPLQAYFRINTENMGQFERTLIIADEGSYVHYIEGCTAPIYSSDSLHSAVVEIIVKKNARVRYTTIQNWSTNVYNLVTKRAIAEEGAIMEWVDGNIGSKVTMKYPSIYLTGEHAKGETLSVAFAGPGQHQDAGAKMVHLAPHTTSSILSKSIARGGGRTGYRGEIRIEAGAHHAANSVVCDALLVDRISRSDTYPAIDIRTDDAVLGHEATVSRVSEDQLFYLMSRGMTEEEGMAMIVRGFIEPIARELPMEYALELNKLIEMGMEGSVG